A genome region from Oncorhynchus masou masou isolate Uvic2021 chromosome 14, UVic_Omas_1.1, whole genome shotgun sequence includes the following:
- the LOC135553976 gene encoding eukaryotic translation initiation factor 1b-like → MSAIQNLQTFDPFADATKGNDRLPSGTDDYIHIRIQQRNGRKTLTTVQGIAIDYDKKKLVKAFKKKFACNGTVIEHPEYGEVIQLQGDQRKNICTFLIEIGLAKEEQLKVHGF, encoded by the exons ATGTCCGCTATCCAGAACCTCCAAACTTTCG ACCCATTTGCTGATGCAACTAAGGGTAATGACAGGCTCCCATCTGGGACTGACGACTACATCCACATAAGAATCCAGCAGCGTAACGGCAGGAAGACTCTGACCACGGTCCAGGGCATAGCCATCGACTATGATAAGAAGAAGCTAGTCAAGGCCTTTAAGAAG AAATTTGCCTGCAATGGGACAGTGATTGAGCACCCAGAGTATGGGGAAGTGATTCAGCTGCAAGGTGACCAGCGCAAGAATATCTGCACGTTTCTGATTGAG ATTGGCCTGGCGAAAGAGGAGCAGCTCAAGGTCCACGGATTCTAG
- the LOC135554862 gene encoding uncharacterized PE-PGRS family protein PE_PGRS10-like, with product MVEVQEHSVVQVEEADSVVQVVESDSVVQVAETDSVVQIVESDSVVQIAETDSVVHVVETDSVVHVVETDSVVQVVESDSVVQVVAADSMVQIVEADSVVQIVEADSVVQIVEADSVVQIVASDSVVQIVEADSVVQIVEADSVVQVVEADSVVQIEESDSVVQVVEADSVVQIVEADSVVQVTEVDSVVQVAEADSVVQVAEADSVVQIGEADSEVQIGESDSVVQVAEADSVVQVAEADSVVQIGESDSVVQIVEADSVVQIAEADSVVQVAEADSVVQVAEADSVVQVAVADSVVQVAEADSVVHVVEADSVVQVAEADSVVQVAETDSVVQISGNSGGDQMKCNSIVNGVWTHVNSESVSQFNRKASNERAGRLSSAGSGEWKVYSGNNGQISKAGSGGRISSAGSGHFISSAGNGGQLSSRSTGSGGRLSSAGSGHMISSAAGSKGRLSSSITGSGGSGHMISSAAGSRGRLSSSITVAGSGGSGHMISSAAGSRGRLSSSITGSGGSGHMISSAAGSRGRLSSSITGSGGSGHMISSAAGSRGRLSSSITGSGGSGHMISSAAGSRGRLSSSITGSGGSGHMISSAGTSGQRISSTEGGVRVSSGGSRVITSSGGPASSRSRVTIRNTGSGGSGGREQISVCKMAALSISPAVKEK from the coding sequence ATGGTAGAAGTACAGGAACATTCAGTGGTCCAGGTAGAGGAGGCAGACTCAGTGGTCCAGGTAGTGGAGTCAGACTCAGTGGTCCAGGTAGCGGAGACAGACTCAGTGGTCCAGATAGTGGAGTCAGACTCAGTGGTCCAGATAGCGGAGACAGACTCAGTGGTCCATGTAGTGGAGACAGACTCAGTGGTCCATGTAGTGGAGACAGACTCAGTGGTCCAGGTAGTGGAGTCAGACTCAGTGGTCCAGGTAGTGGCGGCAGACTCAATGGTCCAGATAGTGGAGGCAGACTCAGTGGTCCAGATAGTGGAGGCAGACTCAGTGGTCCAGATAGTGGAGGCAGACTCAGTGGTCCAGATAGTGGCGTCAGACTCAGTGGTCCAGATAGTGGAGGCAGACTCAGTGGTCCAGATAGTGGAGGCAGACTCAGTGGTCCAGGTAGTGGAGGCAGACTCAGTGGTCCAGATAGAGGAGTCAGACTCAGTGGTCCAGGTAGTGGAGGCAGACTCAGTGGTCCAGATAGTGGAGGCAGACTCAGTGGTCCAGGTAACGGAGGTAGACTCAGTAGTGCAGGTAGCGGAGGCAGACTCAGTAGTGCAGGTAGCGGAGGCAGACTCAGTGGTCCAGATAGGGGAGGCAGACTCAGAGGTCCAGATAGGGGAGTCAGACTCAGTGGTCCAGGTAGCGGAGGCAGACTCAGTAGTGCAGGTAGCGGAGGCAGACTCAGTGGTCCAGATAGGGGAGTCAGACTCAGTGGTCCAGATAGTGGAGGCAGACTCAGTGGTCCAGATAGCGGAGGCAGACTCAGTGGTCCAGGTAGCGGAGGCAGACTCAGTAGTGCAGGTAGCAGAGGCAGACTCAGTAGTGCAGGTAGCGGTGGCAGACTCAGTGGTCCAGGTAGCGGAGGCAGACTCAGTGGTCCACGTAGTGGAGGCAGACTCAGTGGTCCAGGTAGCGGAGGCAGACTCAGTAGTGCAGGTAGCGGAGACAGACTCAGTGGTCCAGATAAGTGGTAACAGCGGTGGAGATCAAATGAAATGTAATAGTATCGTCAATGGAGTCTGGACCCATGTCAATTCCGAAAGTGTCTCTCAGTTTAACAGAAAAGCGAGCAATGAGAGGGCTGGTAGACTTAGCAGTGCAGGAAGTGGAGAATGGAAGGTTTATAGTGGAAATAATGGACAGATCAGTAAGGCAGGAAGTGGGGGAAGAATCAGCAGTGCTGGAAGTGGACACTTTATCAGTAGTGCTGGAAATGGAGGTCAACTAAGTAGTAGAAGCACAGGAAGTGGCGGTAGACTAAGTAGTGCAGGTAGTGGACATATGATCAGCAGTGCTGCAGGAAGTAAAGGTAGACTGAGTAGCAGTATCACAGGAAGTGGAGGTAGTGGACATATGATCAGTAGTGCTGCAGGAAGTAGAGGTAGACTGAGTAGCAGTATCACAGTGGCGGGAAGTGGAGGTAGTGGACATATGATCAGTAGTGCTGCAGGAAGTAGAGGTAGACTGAGTAGCAGTATCACAGGAAGTGGAGGTAGTGGACATATGATCAGCAGTGCTGCAGGAAGTAGAGGTAGACTGAGTAGCAGTATCACAGGAAGTGGAGGTAGTGGACATATGATCAGCAGTGCTGCAGGAAGTAGAGGTAGACTGAGTAGCAGTATCACAGGAAGTGGAGGTAGTGGACATATGATCAGCAGTGCTGCAGGAAGTAGAGGTAGACTGAGTAGCAGTATCACAGGAAGTGGAGGTAGTGGACATATGATCAGTAGTGCAGGTACTAGTGGACAGAGAATTA